From Sphingopyxis sp. USTB-05, the proteins below share one genomic window:
- a CDS encoding amidohydrolase family protein, with protein sequence MQRRLPVFVSLALALAAAAPTAAAQTFAITNAHLLTPGPVGEVENGTVIVRDGRITAAGSNVAVPAGVRIIDAKGAIVTPGLIAVNTALGLIEVSSVDGSVDNKTHNSGISASFDVQYGLNPASTLIPIARLGGVTHAVVMPDYDDSEKERELPFAGKAALISLGEGATILHRPGVGMMLELGEDGAARIGGSRAAEFVQLRQIFDLARQAPRDEYPFELSQADVAALKPVLAGTMPLIVVVHRAADIQQVLKLARDYKLKIILSGAEEAWRVADEIAAAKVPVLINPTSNIPSNFDMLGASLQNASILKAAGVEIAIGGNDAGHRVREMRYNAGLAVSRGLPYAAGIEALTLAPARIFGVADQMGSIAPGKAADIVIWDGDPLEPLTQPTAIFIAGKEQPLTSRATELGKRYTR encoded by the coding sequence ATGCAACGACGGCTCCCAGTTTTCGTAAGCCTCGCCCTGGCCCTCGCTGCGGCTGCCCCCACGGCCGCAGCGCAGACTTTCGCTATCACCAACGCCCATCTCCTGACCCCCGGCCCGGTCGGCGAAGTCGAGAATGGCACGGTGATCGTGCGCGACGGACGGATTACCGCCGCCGGTTCGAATGTCGCGGTCCCCGCGGGCGTGCGCATAATCGATGCCAAGGGCGCGATCGTCACCCCCGGGCTCATCGCGGTGAACACCGCGCTCGGTCTCATCGAGGTCAGCTCGGTCGACGGCTCGGTCGACAACAAGACCCATAATTCGGGGATCAGCGCCTCGTTCGACGTCCAATACGGGCTCAATCCCGCCTCGACGCTCATTCCGATCGCCCGGCTCGGCGGCGTCACTCATGCGGTCGTGATGCCCGACTATGACGACAGCGAGAAGGAACGCGAACTGCCCTTCGCGGGCAAGGCGGCGCTCATTTCGCTCGGCGAGGGTGCGACCATCTTGCATCGCCCCGGAGTCGGCATGATGCTCGAACTCGGCGAGGACGGCGCCGCGCGTATCGGCGGCTCGCGTGCCGCAGAGTTCGTCCAGCTACGCCAGATCTTCGATCTGGCTCGGCAGGCGCCGCGCGACGAATATCCCTTCGAGCTCTCGCAGGCCGACGTCGCGGCGCTGAAACCCGTGCTCGCCGGCACGATGCCGCTGATCGTCGTCGTCCACCGCGCCGCCGACATCCAGCAGGTGCTGAAGCTTGCGCGCGACTACAAGCTCAAGATCATCCTCTCGGGCGCCGAGGAGGCCTGGCGTGTCGCCGACGAGATCGCGGCGGCAAAGGTCCCCGTGCTCATCAACCCGACCTCGAATATTCCCTCGAACTTCGACATGCTCGGTGCTTCGCTCCAGAACGCGTCGATCCTGAAGGCGGCAGGGGTCGAGATCGCGATCGGCGGCAACGATGCCGGGCACCGCGTGCGCGAGATGCGCTACAATGCGGGCCTCGCGGTATCGCGCGGCCTTCCTTATGCCGCCGGCATCGAGGCGCTCACGCTCGCGCCGGCGCGCATCTTCGGCGTCGCCGACCAGATGGGCTCGATCGCGCCCGGCAAGGCCGCCGACATTGTGATCTGGGACGGCGATCCGCTCGAACCGCTCACCCAGCCGACCGCGATCTTCATCGCGGGCAAGGAACAGCCGCTGACCTCGCGCGCGACCGAACTCGGCAAGCGCTACACGCGCTGA
- a CDS encoding amidohydrolase has translation MTRHVSIAPPSLRSRCTARAALLGTALALLAGCASDVSSARPATSPAPAAEPAKPAPEPFQSTYAPRPAADTAIVGASILTGTGTRIDNGTVLMASGKIVAVGADIAVPSGARVIDGRGKWVTPGIIDAHSHLGVFPAPGVQGHADGNENIDPYTAHVWAEHSIWPQDPVFTKARAGGVTSLLILPGSANLFGGRGVSVKNVPAVTVQQMKFPGAPYTLKMACGENPKGRYGSRGRAPATRMGEVAGFRRAWIDAAEYGRKVDAYEKKRARGEGGEAPKRDLGLETLAGVLKGDILVQNHCYRADEMAVMLDVGHEFGYKTRAFHHAVEAYKIADLLVADDVCVATWATRWGFKMEAYDAIEENAAILSKAGVCVAIHSDEQRLIQRLNVESAVAMAAGRRAGIDIPQEEAIKWITINPAKIMGIADKTGSLEPGKMADVVLWSKNPFSVYAIAEKVFIDGALVLDTSDPATRYRSDFEIGQPVGEE, from the coding sequence GTGACACGACATGTCTCGATAGCTCCCCCCTCACTCCGCAGCCGCTGCACCGCGCGCGCCGCGCTCCTCGGCACCGCACTCGCACTCCTTGCGGGTTGCGCTTCCGATGTCTCGTCGGCCCGTCCGGCGACGAGCCCGGCGCCCGCAGCAGAGCCCGCCAAACCGGCGCCCGAACCTTTCCAGAGCACCTACGCACCGCGCCCCGCCGCCGACACCGCGATCGTCGGCGCCTCGATCCTCACCGGAACCGGCACGCGGATCGACAATGGCACCGTGCTGATGGCGTCGGGCAAGATCGTCGCGGTCGGCGCCGACATCGCCGTGCCTTCGGGCGCGCGCGTCATCGACGGGCGCGGCAAATGGGTAACCCCGGGCATCATCGACGCCCACTCGCACCTTGGCGTCTTCCCGGCGCCGGGCGTCCAAGGCCATGCCGACGGCAACGAGAATATCGATCCCTATACCGCGCATGTCTGGGCCGAGCATTCGATCTGGCCGCAGGACCCGGTCTTCACCAAGGCTCGCGCCGGCGGCGTGACCAGCCTCCTCATCCTGCCGGGCTCCGCCAACCTCTTCGGCGGACGCGGCGTCAGCGTGAAGAATGTGCCCGCGGTGACGGTCCAGCAGATGAAATTCCCGGGCGCGCCCTACACGCTCAAGATGGCGTGCGGCGAGAACCCCAAGGGCCGCTACGGCAGCCGCGGCCGTGCACCCGCGACCCGCATGGGCGAAGTCGCCGGTTTCCGCCGCGCGTGGATCGACGCCGCCGAATATGGCCGCAAGGTCGACGCCTATGAAAAGAAGCGCGCGCGCGGCGAAGGCGGCGAAGCACCGAAGCGCGACCTCGGACTCGAGACGCTCGCCGGCGTTCTCAAGGGCGACATCCTCGTCCAGAACCATTGCTACCGCGCCGACGAAATGGCGGTGATGCTCGATGTCGGCCATGAGTTCGGCTACAAGACGCGCGCTTTCCATCACGCCGTCGAAGCCTACAAGATCGCCGACCTGCTCGTCGCCGACGACGTCTGCGTCGCGACCTGGGCGACCCGCTGGGGCTTCAAGATGGAAGCCTATGACGCGATCGAGGAAAATGCCGCGATCCTGAGCAAGGCCGGGGTCTGCGTCGCGATCCATTCGGACGAACAAAGGCTGATCCAGCGGCTCAACGTCGAGAGCGCGGTTGCCATGGCGGCCGGACGCCGCGCAGGCATAGACATTCCGCAGGAGGAGGCGATCAAGTGGATCACCATCAATCCCGCGAAGATCATGGGGATCGCCGACAAGACCGGCTCGCTAGAGCCCGGCAAGATGGCCGACGTCGTGCTGTGGAGCAAGAATCCGTTCAGCGTCTACGCGATCGCCGAGAAAGTCTTCATCGACGGCGCGCTCGTCCTCGACACGAGCGATCCCGCCACACGCTACCGAAGCGATTTTGAAATCGGCCAACCGGTCGGGGAGGAATGA
- a CDS encoding TonB-dependent receptor, with protein MLKLNTPLRRALLLASSSLCLAGTGAAFAQDSAGEETNAADPAASDIVVTGSRIQGSKITDALPVTVVGESEIAATAAVSGDDLFRSIPQMGDVSFNSSSGQTSSNFARGDIGSVDLRGLGVGNTLVLLNGRRVVQHPGSQASASLAPVITYNTNAIPVYGVQRVEVLRDGAAALYGTDAVAGVVNTVLRDNIDGGSLSLQYGGGEGTGLREFNASGYLGKDLAENRGNISVLFNYTRRTALTSQDQDFTATADHRDFPDFAGTVFAGNNALDDRNTLSPWGDFTTGVRVRQNGVNVTTNAGVFSIQPTANGGCSAALAGGICIDDGTRATTGADRNTRWNSQANYPISISPKLDRINLFASGHYDLTDGVTLFGEAGYYYGKTRSVQDSVFTIGSIRMSIPASNYWNPFGPVTFANGSVNPNRLPGIDAPAAGLPVTMTNYRFTDLGPTIVDVTNRQYRAVLGLKGEALGFNWETAAVYSESSVRDVQDGISATLLQRNLALSTPEAYNPFNGGNPADPTGIDTSPSNQAALDAIRIKSTRRGKATLAMWDFKASKADLFALPAGNVGMAIGGEVRRDSQLDDRDERVDGTIKWTDTVTGIVQDSDLFGVSPTPDTKGSRTVYAAYAELAVPLIAPEMEIPLIRSLEVQLAGRYEHYSDFGSIAKPKVAAAWDLFEGWRIRGSWAQGFRAPNLEQTNATIVTRGNTRTDYIRCEADLRAGRIATFGNCAQSFVTTGRRAGNPDLKPETSSTFTVGTVLQPPIFNSGSVRTTFTVDYWQVKQKGIVGVYGEGNALINDYLQRLQGSTDPNVVRAAPTADDIALFAGTGIAPVGQVQYVDDIYRNLEPQTVRGIDFGFNLSVRDTGIGTFDFNANAAYLLKYFRDASPDIQTLLDARAAGTINIDTIIPEGGSLIRQDGLPKWRGSASLTWKLGQFTAGGFVSYTGSVLDNDISVNGENLLLKAYTTGNLYLQYDLKGGFTDGTQLRVGVRNITNAHPPLDSSAFGYMGSLYSPNPRYWYASVRKNF; from the coding sequence ATGCTTAAGCTTAATACACCGCTTCGCCGGGCCTTGCTGCTCGCATCCTCATCGCTTTGCCTCGCAGGCACCGGCGCCGCCTTTGCGCAAGATAGCGCAGGCGAGGAGACAAATGCCGCCGATCCTGCCGCTTCCGACATCGTCGTGACGGGCAGCCGCATCCAGGGCTCGAAGATTACCGACGCGCTTCCTGTCACCGTCGTCGGTGAAAGCGAGATCGCAGCCACCGCCGCCGTCTCGGGCGACGACCTCTTCCGCTCGATCCCGCAAATGGGCGACGTCTCCTTCAACAGCAGCAGCGGTCAGACGAGCAGCAACTTTGCGCGCGGCGACATCGGCTCGGTCGATTTGCGCGGTCTCGGTGTGGGCAACACGCTCGTGCTCCTCAACGGCCGCCGCGTCGTCCAGCATCCCGGAAGCCAGGCCAGCGCCTCGCTCGCTCCCGTCATCACCTACAACACCAACGCCATCCCCGTGTACGGCGTCCAGCGCGTCGAAGTCCTGCGCGACGGCGCCGCGGCGCTCTATGGCACCGATGCAGTCGCAGGTGTCGTCAACACCGTGCTGCGCGACAATATCGACGGCGGCAGCCTGTCGCTTCAATATGGCGGCGGCGAGGGCACCGGCCTTCGCGAGTTCAATGCCTCCGGCTATCTCGGCAAGGACCTCGCCGAAAACCGCGGCAATATCTCGGTCCTCTTCAACTATACCCGCCGGACCGCGCTGACGTCGCAGGACCAGGACTTCACCGCGACCGCCGACCATCGCGACTTCCCTGATTTCGCCGGCACCGTCTTTGCGGGCAACAATGCGCTCGACGACCGCAACACGCTGTCGCCATGGGGCGACTTCACCACCGGGGTCCGTGTCCGTCAGAATGGCGTCAACGTCACGACGAACGCCGGGGTCTTCTCGATCCAGCCGACCGCCAACGGCGGATGCTCAGCGGCGCTTGCCGGCGGCATCTGCATCGACGACGGCACCCGCGCGACGACCGGCGCCGATCGCAACACACGCTGGAACTCGCAGGCCAATTACCCGATCTCGATTTCGCCGAAACTCGACCGCATCAACCTGTTCGCGAGCGGCCATTACGACCTTACGGACGGCGTCACGCTGTTCGGCGAAGCCGGCTATTATTACGGAAAGACCCGGAGCGTCCAGGACAGCGTTTTCACGATCGGCTCGATCCGCATGTCGATTCCGGCATCGAACTATTGGAATCCCTTCGGGCCGGTCACCTTCGCAAACGGCAGCGTCAACCCAAATCGCCTTCCGGGGATCGACGCTCCCGCCGCAGGCCTTCCAGTGACGATGACCAATTATCGCTTCACCGATCTGGGGCCGACGATCGTCGACGTGACCAACCGGCAATATCGCGCCGTTCTCGGCCTGAAAGGCGAAGCCCTCGGGTTCAACTGGGAAACCGCCGCGGTCTATTCGGAGTCGAGCGTGCGCGACGTGCAGGACGGGATCAGCGCGACGCTGCTCCAGCGCAATCTCGCCCTCTCCACCCCCGAGGCCTATAATCCGTTCAACGGCGGCAACCCGGCCGACCCGACCGGCATCGACACCAGCCCGAGCAACCAGGCCGCGCTCGACGCGATCCGCATCAAAAGCACACGCCGCGGCAAGGCGACGCTGGCCATGTGGGACTTCAAGGCGTCGAAGGCCGACCTCTTCGCGCTGCCCGCCGGCAATGTCGGGATGGCGATCGGCGGCGAAGTCCGCCGGGACTCGCAGCTCGACGACCGCGACGAGCGGGTCGACGGCACGATCAAATGGACCGACACCGTCACCGGTATCGTTCAGGACAGCGACCTCTTCGGGGTCAGCCCGACTCCCGACACTAAAGGTTCGCGCACCGTCTACGCCGCCTATGCCGAACTCGCGGTGCCGCTGATCGCGCCTGAGATGGAAATTCCGCTCATCCGCAGTCTCGAAGTGCAGCTTGCGGGCCGCTACGAACATTATTCGGACTTCGGCAGCATCGCCAAGCCGAAGGTCGCGGCGGCCTGGGACCTGTTCGAAGGCTGGCGTATCCGTGGCTCCTGGGCCCAGGGCTTCCGCGCTCCAAACCTCGAACAGACCAACGCCACCATCGTCACCCGCGGCAACACGCGCACCGACTATATCCGCTGCGAGGCGGACTTGCGTGCGGGCCGCATCGCGACCTTCGGCAACTGTGCACAGAGTTTCGTGACCACCGGCCGCCGCGCCGGCAATCCCGACCTCAAGCCCGAAACGTCGAGCACCTTCACCGTCGGTACCGTGCTCCAGCCGCCGATATTCAACAGCGGCAGCGTTCGCACGACCTTCACCGTCGACTATTGGCAGGTGAAGCAGAAGGGCATCGTCGGCGTCTATGGCGAGGGCAATGCGCTCATCAACGACTATCTCCAGCGTCTGCAGGGTTCGACCGATCCTAATGTCGTGCGCGCGGCGCCGACCGCCGACGATATTGCCTTGTTCGCCGGCACCGGCATCGCGCCCGTCGGGCAGGTTCAGTATGTCGACGACATCTATCGCAACCTCGAACCGCAAACGGTTCGCGGCATCGATTTCGGCTTCAACCTTTCGGTTCGCGATACCGGCATCGGCACCTTCGATTTCAATGCCAACGCCGCCTATCTGCTCAAATATTTCCGCGACGCCTCGCCCGACATCCAGACGCTGCTCGATGCGCGCGCGGCGGGAACGATCAACATTGACACGATCATTCCCGAGGGCGGCAGCCTGATCCGTCAGGACGGGCTTCCCAAGTGGCGCGGCTCGGCTTCGCTGACGTGGAAGCTTGGTCAGTTCACCGCGGGCGGCTTCGTGAGCTACACCGGAAGCGTGCTCGACAACGATATTTCGGTGAACGGCGAAAATCTGCTGCTCAAGGCCTATACGACCGGAAACCTCTATCTCCAGTACGACCTCAAGGGCGGCTTCACCGACGGCACCCAACTCCGGGTCGGCGTGCGAAACATCACCAATGCGCATCCGCCGCTCGATTCCAGCGCCTTCGGTTATATGGGCTCGCTCTATTCGCCGAACCCGCGCTACTGGTACGCGAGCGTCAGGAAGAACTTCTGA
- a CDS encoding RidA family protein, whose translation MSRIESRLASLGIELPQVCPPVANYVSATRSGNIVQVSGQLSTHANGGIKGTVGVDCSLADGIIAARLCAINLIAQFKAAADGDLDRVRVLRLGGYVQAGPEFFEIPAVMNGCSDLIVDVFGEAGKHARSAIGVYRLPFNFAVEVDASFEIVD comes from the coding sequence ATGTCTCGCATCGAAAGCCGTCTCGCCAGTCTCGGGATCGAACTGCCGCAGGTCTGCCCACCCGTCGCCAACTATGTTTCGGCGACACGCTCGGGCAATATCGTGCAGGTCTCGGGGCAGCTCTCGACCCATGCCAACGGCGGGATCAAGGGCACTGTCGGGGTCGATTGCAGCCTTGCCGACGGCATCATCGCCGCGCGGCTCTGCGCGATCAACCTCATCGCCCAGTTCAAGGCGGCGGCCGATGGCGATCTCGACCGCGTCCGCGTCCTCAGGCTCGGCGGCTATGTCCAGGCCGGCCCCGAATTCTTCGAGATTCCGGCGGTGATGAACGGCTGCTCGGACCTCATCGTCGACGTCTTCGGCGAAGCCGGGAAACATGCGCGATCCGCGATCGGCGTCTACCGCCTGCCGTTCAATTTCGCGGTCGAAGTCGACGCTTCTTTCGAGATTGTCGATTAA
- a CDS encoding dicarboxylate/amino acid:cation symporter, with translation MNRAFAFILIFAMAAGISAGWFVNSHFPAAKAAEIADNLSILTDLFLRLIKMIIAPLVFATLVAGIAHMEDAAAIGRVGAKTMGWFIGASIVSLSIGLVMVHLLQPGASLALELPTTGAEGVVATGDFSLKQFVTHLIPQSIVQAMAENEILQIVVFSVLVGSAVAAIDDKAPAVLALVEQVAAIMLKVTGFVMKTAPVAIFAALASTVATQGPGVLVTYAGFVSGFYLSLGVLWLVLFLAALAIIGARAFGLFRGIRTPVLLAFSTASSEAAYPRTMEELEKQGVNRRIVSFVLPLGYSFNLDGSMMYCTFAVLFIAQAYGIDMTIGQQITMLLLLMVTSKGMAGVPRASLVVISATLAYFKLPEAGLLLILAVDHLLDMGRSATNVVGNSVAAAVIDRWEGRRMAREAAAGEPAPAEHLPSLATKE, from the coding sequence ATGAACAGAGCTTTCGCCTTCATCCTCATCTTCGCCATGGCCGCCGGCATCTCGGCCGGCTGGTTCGTCAATTCACATTTCCCCGCCGCCAAGGCGGCCGAAATCGCCGACAATCTCTCGATCCTCACCGACCTCTTCCTGCGCCTCATCAAGATGATCATCGCGCCGCTCGTCTTCGCGACGCTCGTCGCCGGGATCGCGCATATGGAGGATGCCGCCGCGATCGGCCGCGTCGGCGCGAAGACCATGGGCTGGTTCATCGGCGCCTCGATCGTCTCGCTCTCGATCGGTCTCGTCATGGTCCACCTGCTCCAGCCCGGCGCGAGCCTCGCGCTCGAGCTGCCGACGACGGGCGCCGAAGGCGTCGTCGCGACCGGCGACTTCTCGCTCAAGCAGTTCGTCACGCATCTCATCCCGCAATCGATCGTCCAGGCGATGGCCGAGAACGAGATCCTCCAGATCGTCGTCTTCTCGGTCCTCGTGGGCTCGGCGGTCGCCGCGATCGACGACAAGGCCCCCGCCGTGCTCGCGCTCGTCGAGCAGGTCGCCGCGATCATGCTCAAGGTGACGGGTTTCGTGATGAAGACCGCGCCCGTCGCGATCTTCGCCGCGCTCGCCTCCACGGTCGCGACGCAGGGCCCGGGCGTGCTCGTCACCTATGCGGGCTTCGTCTCGGGCTTCTATCTCTCGCTCGGGGTGCTCTGGCTCGTGCTTTTCCTCGCGGCGCTCGCGATCATCGGCGCGCGCGCCTTCGGTCTCTTTCGCGGCATCCGCACGCCGGTCCTTCTCGCTTTTTCGACCGCGAGCTCGGAAGCCGCTTACCCCAGGACGATGGAGGAGCTCGAAAAGCAGGGCGTCAATCGGCGCATCGTCTCCTTCGTCCTGCCGCTCGGCTACAGTTTCAACCTCGACGGCTCGATGATGTATTGCACCTTCGCCGTGCTCTTCATCGCGCAGGCCTACGGCATCGACATGACCATCGGTCAGCAGATCACCATGCTGCTCCTGCTCATGGTGACCTCGAAGGGCATGGCGGGCGTCCCGCGCGCCTCGCTCGTCGTGATCTCGGCGACGCTCGCTTACTTCAAGCTGCCCGAAGCCGGGCTGCTCCTGATCCTCGCGGTCGATCATCTGCTCGACATGGGCCGCTCGGCCACGAACGTCGTCGGCAATTCGGTCGCTGCCGCGGTTATCGACCGCTGGGAAGGCCGCCGCATGGCGCGCGAAGCCGCCGCGGGCGAACCCGCGCCCGCCGAACACCTACCCTCTCTCGCAACCAAGGAGTGA
- a CDS encoding amidohydrolase family protein, whose amino-acid sequence MASFRKMLVAGTAIAAGLGWAGQSVLAKPAGEVVAITGATIFDATGKDPYRGTVVVRDGRIEAVGADVKVPKGATIVRADGKALLPGFIDVHTHWSPSGSPGTLPQIASAYLASGVTTVNDFHQQPEAFAPRRAWLADIYSPHVNFVARMSTPGGHGADWGDTNTTKWVATAESARREVQALQSYRPDYIKAFADGWRYGQLPEETSMNVETLAALADEAHKHGQRVLTHTVTVERGKLAADAGIDVIAHSIQDGVLDAEAIARIKKAGTFYAPTLAIYQLKPDEMGPGRKDDAATRLRIRKYGYAEENVRNLHAAGVTIAVGTDAGIGGAKHGISTLQEMELLVAAGLTPKAALLAGTSNSALALGLAGDRGTIEKGKRADLILIDGRPWETIGDVEKIDRVYVDGKLVHGGGVKLPAGNAATSLPALPAAALIDDFERADGRSSLDTLRLTDMDGGVERSAVVMNRVTHAGGNGSALAFAVQMSLKDKPEGGVLVPLSRGSVRPVDARKFAGVRLDMRGAGRYLLVVNTLAGEFTAPIEAKEGWSELRVPFSALVATRPGRGDAPSWRGDDLVQVGVVVQRDAGASAWGEIDNLGFY is encoded by the coding sequence GTGGCCAGTTTTCGGAAGATGCTTGTAGCGGGAACGGCAATTGCCGCCGGTCTTGGCTGGGCGGGCCAGTCGGTGCTTGCCAAGCCGGCCGGCGAGGTAGTCGCGATTACCGGCGCGACGATCTTCGATGCGACGGGCAAGGATCCCTATCGCGGCACGGTTGTCGTGCGCGATGGCCGGATCGAGGCGGTCGGCGCCGACGTCAAGGTTCCGAAGGGCGCGACGATCGTGCGCGCCGATGGCAAGGCGCTCCTGCCGGGTTTCATCGACGTCCACACCCATTGGTCGCCGTCGGGTTCGCCCGGTACGCTGCCGCAGATCGCGAGCGCCTATCTGGCCAGCGGCGTGACGACGGTGAACGACTTCCATCAGCAGCCCGAGGCCTTTGCGCCGCGCCGTGCCTGGCTTGCGGACATCTATTCGCCCCACGTCAATTTCGTCGCGCGCATGAGCACGCCGGGCGGGCATGGCGCCGACTGGGGCGATACCAACACCACCAAATGGGTTGCGACCGCCGAGAGCGCGCGGCGCGAGGTGCAGGCTCTCCAGTCCTACCGTCCCGATTATATCAAGGCATTCGCCGACGGCTGGCGCTACGGGCAGCTCCCGGAAGAAACCTCGATGAATGTCGAGACGCTCGCCGCGCTCGCCGACGAGGCGCACAAGCATGGCCAGCGCGTCCTCACTCACACGGTGACCGTCGAGCGCGGCAAGCTCGCCGCCGACGCCGGGATCGACGTGATCGCGCACAGCATCCAGGACGGCGTGCTCGACGCAGAGGCGATCGCCCGGATCAAGAAGGCGGGCACCTTCTACGCTCCGACGCTCGCTATCTATCAGCTCAAGCCCGATGAAATGGGCCCCGGGCGCAAGGACGATGCCGCGACGCGCCTGCGCATCCGCAAATATGGCTATGCCGAAGAAAATGTCCGCAATCTCCATGCGGCTGGCGTCACGATCGCGGTCGGGACCGACGCGGGCATCGGCGGTGCGAAGCATGGCATCTCGACACTCCAGGAAATGGAGCTGCTCGTGGCGGCCGGGCTCACGCCCAAGGCGGCGCTGCTCGCGGGCACGTCGAACAGTGCGCTCGCGCTCGGTCTCGCGGGCGACCGCGGCACGATCGAAAAGGGCAAACGCGCCGATCTCATTCTGATCGACGGCAGGCCCTGGGAGACGATCGGCGACGTCGAGAAGATCGACCGCGTCTATGTCGACGGCAAGCTCGTTCATGGCGGCGGCGTCAAGCTGCCCGCGGGCAATGCGGCGACGTCGCTTCCGGCGCTGCCCGCGGCAGCGCTGATCGACGATTTCGAGCGCGCCGACGGGCGCAGCTCGCTCGACACGCTGCGCCTCACCGACATGGACGGCGGTGTCGAGCGCTCCGCGGTGGTCATGAACCGCGTCACCCATGCGGGCGGTAACGGCTCGGCGCTCGCCTTCGCGGTGCAGATGTCGCTCAAGGACAAGCCCGAGGGCGGCGTTCTCGTGCCCTTGAGCCGCGGGTCGGTGCGTCCGGTCGATGCGCGCAAGTTTGCGGGTGTCCGGCTCGATATGCGCGGCGCCGGCCGCTATCTCCTCGTCGTCAACACGCTCGCGGGCGAATTCACCGCCCCGATCGAGGCGAAGGAAGGCTGGTCCGAGCTGCGTGTGCCGTTCAGCGCGCTCGTGGCGACGCGGCCCGGCCGCGGCGACGCGCCGTCCTGGCGCGGCGACGATCTGGTGCAGGTCGGGGTCGTCGTCCAGCGCGATGCCGGCGCGAGCGCCTGGGGCGAAATCGACAATCTCGGCTTCTACTGA
- a CDS encoding M20 family metallopeptidase, whose translation MTSDEQAVATLSQWLALESPTHDAAAINAMQDMILEEVAGEPIRIERIPGRDGLGDCAVLHAGADNDRPGILVVTHVDTVHPVGTLAGPLPVRRDGDRLYGPGVYDMKGGIYLALVAFRNAARLGTALGRPIRFLLSPDEEIGSPTTRTLVEDLGRRSSHVLVMEPARPGGAAVTARKGVGWFDVEVEGRPAHAGSRHQDGRSAIREAARQILNIEDMTDYDRGTTATVSKVSGGTAINVVPHQCRFAVDVRITNSAEGERMERAILGLEPIGPDVAVKVGGGINRPAYERSEGVARLFETARSEAAALGFDLAEVPMVGGGSDGNFTAALGVPTLDGLGVDGDGAHTLDEYCLISSIEPRRQLVERLLQTL comes from the coding sequence ATGACATCAGACGAACAGGCGGTCGCGACGCTCAGCCAATGGCTCGCCCTCGAAAGCCCCACCCACGACGCCGCCGCGATCAACGCGATGCAGGACATGATTCTCGAGGAGGTCGCCGGCGAACCCATCCGGATCGAACGCATCCCGGGCCGCGACGGGCTCGGCGATTGCGCGGTGCTCCACGCCGGCGCCGACAATGACCGGCCCGGCATTCTCGTCGTCACCCATGTCGACACCGTCCACCCCGTCGGCACGCTCGCGGGCCCGCTCCCGGTGCGCCGCGACGGCGACCGGCTCTACGGACCCGGCGTCTATGACATGAAGGGCGGCATCTATCTGGCGCTGGTGGCGTTTCGCAACGCAGCGCGCCTCGGCACCGCGCTCGGACGGCCGATCCGCTTCCTTCTCTCGCCGGACGAAGAGATCGGCAGCCCGACGACACGCACGCTCGTCGAAGACCTCGGCCGCCGGTCGAGCCATGTGCTCGTCATGGAGCCCGCGCGGCCCGGCGGCGCTGCGGTCACTGCGCGCAAGGGGGTCGGCTGGTTCGACGTCGAAGTCGAAGGCCGGCCCGCGCACGCGGGCTCGCGCCACCAAGACGGACGCAGCGCAATCCGCGAAGCCGCGCGCCAGATACTGAATATCGAGGACATGACCGACTATGATCGCGGCACGACCGCAACGGTCAGCAAGGTCAGCGGCGGCACCGCGATCAACGTCGTGCCGCATCAGTGCCGTTTCGCGGTCGACGTGCGGATCACCAATAGCGCCGAGGGCGAACGGATGGAGCGCGCCATTCTCGGACTCGAGCCGATCGGCCCCGATGTCGCGGTAAAGGTCGGCGGCGGGATCAACCGGCCCGCCTACGAACGCAGCGAAGGCGTCGCGAGGCTCTTCGAGACCGCGCGGAGCGAAGCTGCGGCGCTCGGCTTCGATCTCGCCGAGGTACCGATGGTCGGCGGCGGCTCCGACGGCAATTTCACCGCCGCGCTCGGCGTCCCGACGCTCGACGGCCTTGGCGTCGATGGCGACGGCGCGCATACGCTCGACGAATATTGCCTGATCTCGTCGATCGAGCCCCGCCGCCAGCTCGTCGAACGCCTGCTCCAGACGCTCTGA